The nucleotide window TAGATTCTAAACAAAAATTAATAATGATAATAGATTTCGAGTTGGATGTATACTAAACTTGGCGATTAACACTAAAAAATAGTTACCAATTTGAAAAAGAATTTTAAATTGTGAGTTAGAGGAAAGACTCATAAAAAATGAGAAGTTAGAGAAAGCAGAGCAAAATATTATAAAGGTTTGATAAAAAGACTAATATTCAAGTTTTAGATCTTTGGGCTTTCAGGAACAGAATCAAAAAGTGCTAAAACAAAGTCAGGAAAGTGCAGAAACAAAGTCAGGAAGCATAGGAACAGGATTAGAGAAAAGAACCGGAGGAGTTGGTTATCAATCACGATGAAGCTTTTCAAAGAGGACTTGGCCTGATTAAACAAAAAAGGTACGAAAAATCAATTAATGTTTTCAATAAGATTGTAGACAAAGATCCAGGTCACATAGGAGCTCTTTTTAATAGAGGACTCGCCCTGCTAAAAATAAAAAAACCAGCAGATGCCCTCGACTCCTTTGACCAGATCCTGCACTTTGAGCCCGAAAATTTCGATGCTCTCTACAAAAAAGGAATCGCTCTGGCCACTCTTGAAAAGTTTGAAGCAGCCCTAGAAGCTTATGACAACGCACTTGAAATAAATCCAGACAGTACAAAAATATGGTACCATAAAGGAATAGCGCTTGCCGAACTGGAAAAAACCGGGGCTTCAATTCTTTGTTTTGAGAAAGCACTTGAACTTGAGCCTGAATGTGGGATAGCCTGGTATGCCCAAGGCACTGTAGCTGGAAAAGCCAGAAGTTACGAAGAAGCCCTGGAATGTTTTGAACACGCACTTAAGATCAATCCGAAAAATACAGACGCTTGCTATGCAAAAGGCCTGGTTCTTGCAAAGCTTGAGAAGTATGGAGAAGCGCTGGAATGCTTTAATTTTCTGATTCGGGAAAACTCCAGATATAAAGAGGCCTGGAAACAAAAATACTCTTTGCTGATAAAGCTTGGAAAAACGGAAGAAGCTCTGGAATGCGTTGATGCATTTTTAAGGAAATTTCCTGTCAACGAGACTGCTCTCTATCAGAAAGGTATTCTTTTAAATGAACTTTCCCATTACGAAGATGCCGAGAAAACTTTTTCGAAAATCTTGAAAATAAATCCGGGAAATAAAGAAATCTGGCTCAAAAAAGGTCTTGCTCTTATCCAGCTACTCAGGCTCAATGATGCCATAAAAGCTTTCGAAGAGGCAATCAGACTGGACCCCACATATTATGAGGCATGGAATTACAAATGCCTTGCTCTGATGAAGCTTGAGGTTTATGAAGAAGCCCTTGAAGCCTTTGACTCTGTGCTTGAAATCTATCCTGATATGAAGGAAATTTGGTATAACAGAGCTCTTGCTCTTGCGAAACTGCAGCGTTTTGGGGAAGCTGCACAGTCTTTCTCAAGAACTGCCGAACTGGACCCTTCATATGGAGACGCCCTGTACCAGCAGGGGCGTTTTCTTGCTATGGAAGGAAAATATGACGAAGCGCTCGATGCCTTCAATTCCGTGCTTGAACAGAACCCAGAACTTGTTAAGGCCCAAAAGTTCAGGCGCACTATGCTGATCAAGTTAGGCCGTACCGAAGAGGCTCTTGAATCTCTTACACGAAGCCTCGAAAAAGAACCCGAAAACCACGAGCTCTGGCTCCAGAAAGGATTAATTCTCCTTGACAGTGGAAAATTCGAGTCTTCCCTGAAAGCTCTTGAGAAAGTTGCTGAACTCAAGCCCGATAACGAAGCCTGCTGGATGAATAAGGGCTTTGCACTCTATTCTTTAGAACACTATCAAGAATCTCTTGAAGCCTTTGAAGAAGGTCTGCGTTTGAACCCGTATCTTGAGAAAGGCTGGAATAATAAAGGAATAGTACTCGGAAAGCTTGGAAAAACGGAAGAAGCTCTTGAGGCTTTTGGAAAAGCTGTGAGCCTCAATCCTGACTTTGAAGACGCCTGGAGAAATAGAGGGCTAACATTACTGGCTGCCGACAAATATGAAAAAGCCAGTGAAGCCTTTGATGAAGCTCTTAAAATCAACCCTGTAGACCTTGATTCCATTTACAATAGAGGAACGGCTCTGCTAAAGCTAGGAAGAACGAAAACTGCCCTGGAATGCTTTGACAAAGTACTGTCTCTTAATCCGGATTATCCCGATTTATTATATAGCCTTGCAGCTACCCAGGCTGAACTCGGAAAGCAGGAAGAAGCCCTGGAAACCTTTGAAAGACTAGCTGCTAAAAGTCCCGAAGATCCGGAAATCCAGTTCAGGAAAGGGAAATTTGCAATGAAGATTGGAAAGTATGAGACTGCGCTTCAGGCTTTTGATCAGGTACTCAGTGAGAGTCCAGAGTCCAGGGAAGCCTGGTATAGAAAAGGGCTTGCCCTGATAAAACTGGAACGTTTTGAAGAGGCTATAAGAGCTTTTGATGAAGTAATTGCAAAAAATCTAGGTTATAGAGAAGTAAATAATTCTGACTATAATGAGATAAAAAATCTCAATCTTGATGAAAAAAATCTCAATCTTGATGAAGAAAATCTCAATCCTGAAGATATAAATAACCCCAAACGCGATGAGATAGAGAATCCTGATTACAAGGAAGAGAATTCTAACTATGAGGACGCCCGTACTTACAAAGGATTTGCGCAAATGCAGCTTGAAAGGTACCTTCCTGCCCTGGAAACTTTTGAGAGTGCTCTTGAAGAAAAGCCGGATTCCGATATTCTCTGGTATTACAAAGGCCTTAGCCTTTACAGGATAAATATGTTAGAGGAAGCAGTATATGCCTTTGAGTCTGCAGTTCGCCTTAATCCAGAAATGCAAGAAGCCCTCGAGTATAGAGCCATCTGTCTATTTGAAACCGAACAATACAAAGCTGCCCTTGAAGCTTTTGATTCTGTACTTGAAAGAAATCGGGAGAGCTTTTCCGCACTTCATAAAAAAGCTATTTGCTTCCTGCAGTTAAAGAATTATAAATCCGGAGCTGAAACCCTCTCCAGAGTACTGGAACTTGACCCTGACGATAAAGAAGTAAAGTTTGAGTTGGGAATTGCCAGTTTTGAATCCGGAGAGTACGATAAAGCCCTTTCTCTTTTTGAAGAAGTAAGTAAAGGCTCAGATAAAGGCTCTTTTGTATACTGCCCTGAACGAAACTTATCTGAGAGAAATATCTCTGAAAAAAATACCTCTGAAATAAATACCTTTGAAAGAAATACCTTTGAAAGAAATATCTCTGAAAAAAACTCATTTGAACAAAAGAACTCTGAAGAAAAGTTCTCTGCATTCTACTGGAAAGGACTTGCACTTATCAGGTTGGAAGATTACGAAAAAGCATTGGAGGTATTCTCAAGACTTACCGAAGAGAATCTCCTGTTTGTAGAGGCCTGGTATTTGAAAGGAATATCCCGTTCAAAGCTGAAGCAGTATGAGGAAGCGATAAAAGACTTTAAGAAAGTCCTTGAGCTTGATCCTGCTTATCGGGATACCTGTTATCAGTTGGGGGTTTCCTGTCTCGAACTTGGGAGCTTTGAGGAAGCTATAAGAGTTTTTGAAGCTGTACTTAAAACAAATTCTGAAAACTTTGATGCCCTTTACATGAGGAGCCTGGCTTTATTGAGATTGGGGAAATATGAAGAATCAGCTTCAGGTTTCAGGGAAGTTCTCAAAAGAAATCCATCCGATACTGAAGCTCTTGCACACCTGAGCACAGCTTGCTTCAAGCAGGGATTTTATGAAGAAGCCCTTGGACTCTTTGATCAGGTTTTACGGGAAAATCCGGAGCGAAAGACTATCCTTTTCAGGAAAGGAGTTGCTTTAAAAGCGCTTGGAGAAGTAGATAGAGCTTTGACTATGTATGATTCTGTCCTTAAATTGAAACCTGACTGTACTTATGCCCTTGAGCAAAAAGCTTATACTCATTTCGAGCTTGAGGAATATCCGGAGGCCATTGAAGCATTTAAAACAGCGCTGGAATATTGCCCGAAAAAAGAAAATCTGTATTACTACATGGGTATTGCTTTCTTCAGGCTCGGGAACCTTGAAGAAGCCTCAAAATCCTTTGAAAACGCTCTTGAACTTGGCTGCCAGCAGCCCGAAATTCTTTATTATGCAGGAATCTCCCACTTTGAAAACAGAGAATACGAAAAAGCAGTGGAAATCTTTGATGTTATCCTTAGTTCCGGAGCAGTGGATCTCGAAATTCTGTACAAAAAAGCCATGGCCCTCTTCGAACTTGGAAAGCCGGAAGAAATGGTTTCTACAGTTGACACTCTTCTCGAACTTGAAGCTGAGAACTTTAACATTAAGGATACTGGAGAGTTTGAAGAAGAAAACTATGAAAAAAGGGCAGGAGAAGAAAATGCAGGAGAAATTCCAGCTTTCGGGAACACAAAGGCTTTTGAAGAACTCTTCGAGAAGTTTGCATTCTCATTGATAGAGCTTGGAAGGTATGAAGAAGCCCTTCTGCCCCTTGGAAAACTTACAGCAAGTGATTCGGCTTCAAAAGAGGCCCTCTACGGTAAAGGTGTGGTGCTTCAGGAACTCGGCAGACCTGAGGAAGCTCTTGAGATATTTTCAGAACTTCTTTCCTTTTATCCTGCCTTTGAAAAGGCCTGGTACAGGAGAGGGCTTATTTTATTCTCTCTTGGATACTATGTTGAAGCCCTGGAGTCCTTCGAACAGGCTGTCCTGAGAGATCAGA belongs to Methanosarcina barkeri 3 and includes:
- a CDS encoding tetratricopeptide repeat protein gives rise to the protein MVINHDEAFQRGLGLIKQKRYEKSINVFNKIVDKDPGHIGALFNRGLALLKIKKPADALDSFDQILHFEPENFDALYKKGIALATLEKFEAALEAYDNALEINPDSTKIWYHKGIALAELEKTGASILCFEKALELEPECGIAWYAQGTVAGKARSYEEALECFEHALKINPKNTDACYAKGLVLAKLEKYGEALECFNFLIRENSRYKEAWKQKYSLLIKLGKTEEALECVDAFLRKFPVNETALYQKGILLNELSHYEDAEKTFSKILKINPGNKEIWLKKGLALIQLLRLNDAIKAFEEAIRLDPTYYEAWNYKCLALMKLEVYEEALEAFDSVLEIYPDMKEIWYNRALALAKLQRFGEAAQSFSRTAELDPSYGDALYQQGRFLAMEGKYDEALDAFNSVLEQNPELVKAQKFRRTMLIKLGRTEEALESLTRSLEKEPENHELWLQKGLILLDSGKFESSLKALEKVAELKPDNEACWMNKGFALYSLEHYQESLEAFEEGLRLNPYLEKGWNNKGIVLGKLGKTEEALEAFGKAVSLNPDFEDAWRNRGLTLLAADKYEKASEAFDEALKINPVDLDSIYNRGTALLKLGRTKTALECFDKVLSLNPDYPDLLYSLAATQAELGKQEEALETFERLAAKSPEDPEIQFRKGKFAMKIGKYETALQAFDQVLSESPESREAWYRKGLALIKLERFEEAIRAFDEVIAKNLGYREVNNSDYNEIKNLNLDEKNLNLDEENLNPEDINNPKRDEIENPDYKEENSNYEDARTYKGFAQMQLERYLPALETFESALEEKPDSDILWYYKGLSLYRINMLEEAVYAFESAVRLNPEMQEALEYRAICLFETEQYKAALEAFDSVLERNRESFSALHKKAICFLQLKNYKSGAETLSRVLELDPDDKEVKFELGIASFESGEYDKALSLFEEVSKGSDKGSFVYCPERNLSERNISEKNTSEINTFERNTFERNISEKNSFEQKNSEEKFSAFYWKGLALIRLEDYEKALEVFSRLTEENLLFVEAWYLKGISRSKLKQYEEAIKDFKKVLELDPAYRDTCYQLGVSCLELGSFEEAIRVFEAVLKTNSENFDALYMRSLALLRLGKYEESASGFREVLKRNPSDTEALAHLSTACFKQGFYEEALGLFDQVLRENPERKTILFRKGVALKALGEVDRALTMYDSVLKLKPDCTYALEQKAYTHFELEEYPEAIEAFKTALEYCPKKENLYYYMGIAFFRLGNLEEASKSFENALELGCQQPEILYYAGISHFENREYEKAVEIFDVILSSGAVDLEILYKKAMALFELGKPEEMVSTVDTLLELEAENFNIKDTGEFEEENYEKRAGEENAGEIPAFGNTKAFEELFEKFAFSLIELGRYEEALLPLGKLTASDSASKEALYGKGVVLQELGRPEEALEIFSELLSFYPAFEKAWYRRGLILFSLGYYVEALESFEQAVLRDQTESPEEINELSLDEIEREKTKEDLELEDKLRLEDKSGLKDKFVLKEKLNDAEIEDVWMKIGLSQLNLECYEAAVETLEKVLEVKPEAAEIWYVAGLALRGLDQDEQAVEAFEKAVELDPSLEAAWEQIGLSLLRLNMYEEASQAFSSALILNPDNANILYSLSVASFKLQNFEDAAQSLERVLLYAPDFQDYTEACYMLGIARMELQEYEKALEAFDIILQQDPAHREALYYSGLVLFNLEEYEAAAEAFGVLLEASPEDPESLNYLGLCLLELESPEAALKAFEKAALFNPKNEEVLYNAAMTLIKLDRPQESIDYFDRILDISPENINILNCKGTAFCKLEMYREALKAFDLALEKDPENIKAIYGVGVVCFKQKLYETACRAFGEALALNPWHEQSLKYLGISLARIEEYEDALRAFDRLLRIKPHDVQSMNYRGVILGKLGRYTEAINTFNEILRLCPDMADAQRKLEALKCIENKEDSSDDLY